The genomic stretch CCAGCAGCATGCCTATAAAAATCTCCAACAAGCAGTTCAATACCACAGTGCATCATGGTATTAACAACAACTAGTCGTTTTGTTTTCCATCTAATCACCACTTTCAATACAATAAACTCATCATTCCATAGAAAGTTAATAAGTTCAGTTAACCAACTCATTTAATCATGGCAAGTTCACAATGTCCAAGTGCAGTTCAGTCCAAAAATTATAAGGTATCTGATTTGGTCACTAATGCAAAACCAGTAAATCAGGGCAAAGTATGATGTCTCAAAAGCATAATGAAAATACACGAGTATGGCTAATTTACCATATAAATATGGATCTCAGTGAGTCAGAGAATTAAGCTTTTGGGTAATTATATACTAATTATGCATCACCAACATGCCAAAGCAAAATACAATTACAGGTATATACACAAGATGGAAACAAAATGTCACCCCTAATTAAACTATCAGAGATTTCGCTCCCAGAGCACCGTAGATTAAAACAATAGATCATCAAATGCTTGAAAAATCTCCATTCCCACACACAAACTGATTATCTAACCCACCTTGGCTTCGGCCCAGTTCACTCAGTAGTATGAAAAATAACATCATTAGTAATTCTTATTCTTTGACTGTTACAGTGAACACCAGTTTAATTGTAAAGGTAAGTTGGTGTAGTAAGAGTTCATTCATTAGTACACATAAACACGTTacaaacaaaacatcaaagaaCAAAATATGAAAAATGGAACAAAATAAAGAAATATAATAATACAAAACAATTAAGATGCATGAATTTAGTGATACATGAAGAAGGACCCTCACACAGTTCCCAATGATGTAAAGAAGAGCTTATTAGTAAAGCATGCATTAGAAGTCAGATAAGCATTCATTACCTCTCTGCCAATGATGGCAATGGCAGGTATAGGTAGTAACCAGGGTGCTTGTGCAAACAAACCAACATCCAAAGGTCTAGTACATAATAAAACCAATGTGGCAGCAACCATAAGCTGCATTGAGTAGAACACATGCATGTTTAACATTATTAGTTTCAATACAAATTTTCTACTTTTAGATTCATTAACATGTGCCTTTCGGTATGCAATTGCAATTGCATCAAAAGTTAAGAATTGGAAGAAATACCTTATCAGCTACAGGATCTAAGAATGCACCAAATGAAGATTTTAAATTCATCTGCATTGCAAGCAACAAATTTAGTAAAAGAAAAAAGTGATAGAAGAAAAATATAGGGTTAGTTAGTGGTGTTTGAAATGAATTGAATAACCTTGCGAGCAATGTAACCATCAAGCCAATCTGTAACAGAAGCAGCAATGAAGATTGTGGTAGTAGCTACTGTTCCTTGCCAACCATCCAAATAGAAAGCTACACAGAACACAATTATATACAAAAATAGataaaattgaaaatgaaaatgttGCAGTGAGCGGAATAGGGGAAACACTTACTGGCAACAAGAAGCGGCACGGCGGCGACACGGCCAAGAGTGAGAATGGTGGGTAGAGTGAGCAATTTGGAAGATTGTggttgttcttgttcttgttctGGTTCTGGCTGTGGTGGAACGGTAGAAACTAGGGCTTTTCCAGAAAGCCCCAAATTGGCGGAGAAAGAGGGGGGTTTATTGGAAATTGGGAATTTAGTTGCGGAGGAGGTGTATCTGAAGCGTTTGTGTTGGTGGAAGTTTCTGGAGGTGAAGGAGTTTGAGAATGAGAGGAAGAGGGGTTTGACGGCGGCGGTGGCGGCGGTTGAAAACAAATTGTTTGTTTTAATACAAATAcgaaagagagaaagagaaaataaaatatggtttaaactgaaagactttaaacagcgctttctcaaaagcgctgactaaggtctatatttaaaagcgctttctaaaagcgctgtctaaggggggtcttagacagcgtTTTCTAAAAGCGCTatctaagacccccccttagacaacgctttcattatttttttagaacattttccgtgttttatttttatcttaaccttagacagcgctttctttcaaaagcgctgtctaagatgcgctgttaaaaaactTTTTTGGCGTAGTGGTTTTCTGGCCCTTAATGCTTGAAACAGATGGAGATTATACTTCCACAAGTTGAATGGTGAAGAAAGCTTGATTCATGGATGCTTGCTCGTGCTTGAAATCCAATCTGCCATGGATGGTCCTTTGAGAGAGCAGAACTCGAGGCTGCTATACAGTTGATGTTTGCTGCTGCAAAAGGCTCTCAAATGTTGGCCAAGTGATGGAACAATGAAGATTTGCTTGAGTGCTTTGAAGGTTTTGAACAGAAATTGCAATTTGGTGAAAATGCAAAATGAGAGAGAATGAGGATTTCTGTGGTTAGAGGCTGCAACTAGGGGTTTCATTCAGCAGAAAAAATGATGTGTGTCTGCTGTTTTTGTGGTACTTGATGGTTCAAGAAAATATGGAGTAGAGTGGGTGaaagtgtactttctttccaattttcaagcaactaggtgatggctatgtgtactgcacAAGAATGGGTCTCCAACAAGTCAtaaaccacatttctgaactatttcaattggccaaatggtttaaaaatgattattttgaaaagtcaaaattcaactcacttgaaattaattaaggcaagttcaaaaaggccattttgcatggtgatgttttggtgaatgatggttacatttttggaaagaggggatcaaatgtgacttgtaggaaaaaaccccacccaaattggccaaatggtttgagagatatggccttttgaagttcaaaaatttctgaaaacgattcgatcataacttgccaaccatacatgggaattgaatgttcttggactttttggaaatg from Lathyrus oleraceus cultivar Zhongwan6 chromosome 7, CAAS_Psat_ZW6_1.0, whole genome shotgun sequence encodes the following:
- the LOC127103059 gene encoding CDP-diacylglycerol--glycerol-3-phosphate 3-phosphatidyltransferase 1, chloroplastic-like, which translates into the protein TAATAAVKPLFLSFSNSFTSRNFHQHKRFRYTSSATKFPISNKPPSFSANLGLSGKALVSTVPPQPEPEQEQEQPQSSKLLTLPTILTLGRVAAVPLLVATFYLDGWQGTVATTTIFIAASVTDWLDGYIARKMNLKSSFGAFLDPVADKLMVAATLVLLCTRPLDVGLFAQAPWLLPIPAIAIIGREVMNAYLTSNACFTNKLFFTSLGTV